TTCGTATTGCCTAACAGCAACAAGTTTATACTTTACCTGCATGGCAAACGGCAACAGCCAGATGTACAAATTTGACGACATGGCAAAACTAATTGAAAAAGCCGGACTTAAAATCAACCGCACCCATGATAACATAGGCATAAGCCACACAATTGTTGAATGTACGATATGAATGATATAATTAATATAAATGTTGAAACACTTTTGCCGCAAAAGCGACCTTTTATCTTTATTGATAAGTTGGTTGAATGCAGTCAGGAATTTGCAAAAACTGTTTTCAACATTAAACCCGACAATGTTTTGGTAATCGACAATGTGCTTAGCGAAGCCGGATTGATGGAAAATATTGCCCAAACTTGCGCTGCTCGTATAGGGTACTTAAATATGAAGGGCGGTAAAGGAGTAAACGTAGGCGTTATTGGCAGTGTTAAAGATTTTGAAATAAAAATGCTTCCTGCTGCAAATCAAACAATAGAAACTTGTATCAAGGTTTTAAATGTTTTTGCCAGCATAACCATGATTGAAGCTATTGTTAAACTTAACGATGAAATTATCGCCACAGGCGAAATGAAAGTATCCGAACAATGAAAATACTATCGGCAACAAAAGAAATAGAAATCCGCTTTAGCGAAGTTGACTCTATGGGAATAGTGTGGCACGGAGCTTATGCAAAGTATTTTGAAGATGCTCGCGAAGCTTTTGGAAAAAAATACGGAAT
This genomic window from Lentimicrobiaceae bacterium contains:
- a CDS encoding pseudouridylate synthase, producing MNDIININVETLLPQKRPFIFIDKLVECSQEFAKTVFNIKPDNVLVIDNVLSEAGLMENIAQTCAARIGYLNMKGGKGVNVGVIGSVKDFEIKMLPAANQTIETCIKVLNVFASITMIEAIVKLNDEIIATGEMKVSEQ